Below is a genomic region from Fusobacterium canifelinum.
TTAAATGGACTAAAATCTTATGGAATTTCAGTAGGAACTCCATTCTTTGCAAAATTTGCAAGAGTTGGACTAGCTGATGATGTTTCAGAAGTTTTAGGAGCAGAAGTTACTTGTATATTAATTGGAGAAAGACCAGGACTTGCAACAGCTGAAAGTATGAGTGCGTACATTATGTATAAAGGATATGTAGGTATTCCAGAAGCTAAGAGAACAGTTGTATCTAATATTCATATAAAAGGTACACCAGCAGCGGAAGCAGGAGCACATATAGCACATATTATTAAAAAAGTTTTAGATGCAAAAGCAAGTGGACAAGATTTAAAATTGTAATTTTGCAGTAAAAGTAGTTCATTACTGAGTAGATTTCTTAACAATAAAAAATCAAGAGTTCGCTGCAAATTCGCTAAACTCGTTTCACTCAAACAAAGCGAGATTTGCTCGGCTCACCCTATTTGATTTTTTATTTAAAATCTACAATCGTAATTCACTTACTTTTACTAGATATTATATATAATAAAGTAAAGGTATGGAGGTTAAAATGATAAACGATCCTTTAAGAGCCAGTGTATTATCTGTAAAGTTAATACCAAATGTAGATGCTAAAATGGCAGAAGAATTAAATCTTCCAAATGGTTACAGAAGTATTGGAATTATTACTGCTGACAGTGATGATGTTACTTATACAGCATTAGATGAAGCAACAAAAATGGCAGAAGTAGTAATTGTATATGCTAAATCATTCTATGGAGGAGCAGCTAATGCTAATACAAAATTAGCAGGAGAAGTAATAGGAATAATGGCAGGACCAAATCCAGCAGAAGTAAAAAGTGGATTAAATGCAGCAGTTGATTTTATTGAAAATGGAGCATGTTTCTACAGTGCAAATGAAGATGATACAGTTCCTTACTATGCACACTGTGTATCAAGAACAGGAAGTTACTTATCTAAGACAGCAGGAGTAGAAGAAGGAGCAGCATTAGCTTACCTAATTGCACCACCTTTGGAAGCAATGTATGCACTAGATGCTGCATTAAAAGCAGCTGATGTAACACTTGCAGCTTTCTTTGGACCACCTTCTGAAACAAACTTTGGAGGAGGATTATTAACAGGAAGTCAATCAGCTTGTAAATCTGCTTGTGATGCTTTTGCAGAAGCAGTTAAGTTTGTAGCACAAAATCCTAAAAAAATCTAAGGAGTAAATTATGAAAGCACTTGGACTAATAGAAACAAGGGGAATGGTTGGTGCTATTGTAGCAGCTGATATAGCTTTAAAAACTGCACAGGTCGAACTTATAAATAAAGAACATACAAAAGGTGGACTTGTATGTATTGAATTCGAAGGAGATGTGGCAGCTGTTAAAGCTTCAGTAGAAGCAGCAGTAACAGCTATAAAAGATCTGGGTATCTATGTAGGTAGTCATGTAATACCAAGACCTGATGATTCTGTTGAAAAAATTATTAAAAGAAAAAATCAAACTTCTAAAGAAGAAGTTATTGAAGAAAAAACAAAAAAAGAAACTAAGGATGTAGAAGAAGAATCTTTAGAAAGTACTGAATTAAAAAATATTGAAGAAGAAATTGAAGAAATCAATGAAATCTTAAAAGTTAGTAAAAACAAAAAAACAAAAAATAAAAAATAAAAATTTTAAAAGTAAAAAGGAGAGATGAATATTATGTCAACATTAAACGCATTAGGAATGATAGAAACTAAAGGATTAGTAGCAGCAGTAGAAGCAGCAGACGCTATGGTAAAGGCAGCAAACGTAACACTTGTAGGTAAAGAACTTGTAGGTGGAGGATTAGTAACTGTTATGGTAAGAGGAGATGTTGGAGCAGTTAAAGCTGCAACAGATGCAGGAGCAGCTGCAGCTGATAGAGTTGGAGAATTAATATCTGTACATGTAATACCAAGACCTCACTCAGAAGTGGAATTAATATTACCAAAAAGCAACAACTAAAATTTCATAGGGTGACGACTGTCACCCTTATTTTGAATAAGGCTAAATTTATTATTCAAAATAAGTGTAATATTTAAGTGGTAGAGAGGTAGAATGGAGGATTAGAATGGATAGAGATTTATTATCAATCCAACAGGTAAGAGATTTAGTAAAGGCTGCTAAAGTGGCACAAAAACTTTATTCAACTTTTACACAAGAACAAATAGACAGAGTGGTTTATGCAATAGTTCAAGAAATGAAAAATCACTATGTAGACCTAGCAAAAAAAGCCAATGAAGAAACAGGATTTGGTAAATGGGAAGATAAAGTAATAAAAAACAAATTTGCAAATGAATTTGTTTATGATTATATAAAAGATATGAAAACTGTTGGTATCTTAAATGAAACAGATACTGTAACAGAAGTAGGAGTACCTATGGGAATTGTAGCAGCACTAACACCTTCTACAAACCCAACTTCAACAGCAATTTATAAGACTTTAATTTCATTAAAAGCTGGAAATGCTGTTATAGTAAGTCCTCACCCAAATGCCAAAAACTGTGTTATAGATACAGTTAAATTAATGCAAAAAGCAGCTGTTGCAGCAGGAGCTCCAGAAGGATTGATAGGTGTTATTGAAATACCTACAATAGAAGGAACAAATGAATTAATGAAATCTAAAGATACTTCAATAATTCTTGCAACTGGTGGAGAAGCAATGGTAAGAGCAGCATACAGTTCTGGTAGACCAGCTATTGGGGTTGGACCAGGAAATGGACCTGCTTATATAGAGAAAACTGCAAATGTAAAAGAAGCAGTAAGAAAAATAATTGAAAGTAAAACTTTTGACAATGGTGTAATCTGTGCTTCAGAACAATCTGTAATTGTTGAACCTTGCAATAAGGAAGCAGTAATGGATGAATTTAGAAGACAAGGAGGATTCTTCTTATCAAAAGAGGAAAGTGAAAAACTAGGTAAATTTATTTTAAGACCAAATGGAACTATGAATCCTCAAATAGTTGGTAAAGATGCACAAACATTAGCTAAATTAGCAGGTTTAAATATACCATCAAATGTAAAAGTATTATTGTCAGAACAAAATACAGTTTCTAAAACAAATCCTTATTCAAGGGAAAAATTAACAACAATTCTAGCTTTCTATGTTGAAGAAAATGCAGAAAAAGCTTGTGAAAGAGCAATAGAATTACTTGAAAATGAAGGAGAAGGACATACTCTAATAATTCACTCTGAAAATAAAGATATTATAAAAGAGTTCGCTTTAAAAAAACCTGTATCAAGAATGTTAGTAAATGTAGGAGGTTCACTTGGAGGAGTTGGAGCTACAACTAATCTAGCGCCAGCATTTACATTAGGTTGTGGAGCAGTTGGAGGAAGTTCAACTTCTGATAATATAACTCCTATGAATTTAATAAACATTAGAAGAGTAGCAACTGGAGTTAGGGAATTATCAGACTTCAAAAAAGATACAAATACAAATTCTAGTTCAAGTGTAACAAATTCTGAAGTAGAAGAAATGATTAGAAGAATAATTGCAGAATACAGAAGATAAAACTTAAAAATAGTTCGTTACTGAATAGATTTCTTAACGATAAAAAATCAAGAGTTCGCTGCAAATCTGGCAAACTTGTCAACAAGTTGACTTCAAACACGCCAGCATTTGCTCGGCTCACTCTGTTTGATTTTTTTCTAAAATCTACAATCGTAACTCACTTATTTTTATAAGCTTTTTACTAATAAAAGTAAGGTAAGATGGAGGAAGAGTAATGGTTCTATCAGAAGATATTTTAAAAATTAAATATAGAAAAGAACCTTTTGATGTTTTTGAAATTGAAAAGGGAACTCTTTTAACACCATCAGCTAAGCAATTTTTAAATGAAAAAGGGATAGAATTAGTAATAAAAGGTGAAAAACCCCTTGTTTTAACTAAGAGTGAAGAAGATAATGTTGAAACAGAAGAAAAAATCTTTTATGAAAAACCTAAATATGTTGGAAAAAATGGTGAATGCTATTTTGAAAAACCAGAATATATGACAGTGGTTGATGGAAATGTTCTGATCTCTAAAAACAGCAAACTTATTGCTCTAAGAGGGAAAATAGAAACATTTTTAGCAGAAATACTGTTGACTGGAAAAGAAATAGAACTAACTTCCAATAATGACAAACTTATAAGAGATATTGAAACCATTATAAAATTTATACAAAATATAATGGTTGCTGAAAAATTAGATAAGATTTTGGAAAATCAAACTTTCTTTGATTCAAAATCTATAAAAGATATTAAAGAAATAATAGAAAATCCTAAAGAATATTTTAAAAAGGGACATCTATTAGAAATATCATTAAATAGTGACTTAACTATTCATAAATTAAATAGGCTTAGATTTTTAGCAAGAGAGTTAGAAATTCAAGCTATTGATTATTTTGTTGAAGATTATAAGGTTAGTAGAAAAGATTTATTAGAGGCATTCAATATTTTAAGTGATGTTATCTATATAATCATTCTAAAAGTTGATAATGGAGAATATAGATAAAAATTATTACATTCAACTTTGATAATATAAATAAAAAAAATAAGTGAATTGCATTCTAAATTTTAGATGAAAAATTAAAGCAAATGAGCCGAGCAAATCTCGCTATGTCTGAACAAAGTGAGTTTAGCGAATTTGCAGCGAATGTTAATTTTTCATTGTTAAGAAATTTAGCTAGCAATGAACTATTTTTGAATGAGGTAATGATGAACAACTTTGATGAAAACTATATAATTGAATTAGTAAAAAAAGAATTAAGTAGGTATTTAACAGACCAAGGAATAGAAATCAAAAAAGAAGTATATTTCCTTGGAGATGATCATGAAATAAAAGAACAGCTAAGTCAAAAATTTAATTTTTCAGAAAGTGCGAAAACACTTATTGTTTCACAATTAAGTTTAAAAAATTTATATAATATCTCTAATGCAGTATATGAAAATGAGTATGAAGAAAAAATTATAAAATTTCTTTTAGAAAATAAAGAGATAGTAATTATAAAAGAAGGAATAGAATACTCAAAATATGGAAATATTCCTCTTGCAGTTCAAAAAAAATATGAAGAATATTTAGAAAAAATAAAAAATTATGGAATAAAAGTTGAAAATAAAGATTTCTGCATAAATTCTTTAACGCAAAAAGAAGAAGTATATGGCAAAAAATTATTGGACTTAAATAAACTAAAAGAATTGGAAGCTAATGGTATGAGAAGAATAATAGTTGAAAATTCAATAGTTACAAGTTCAGCAGAAGAATATGCAAAAGAAAAGAATATTGAAATTATAAAGAGGAGATAATATGCTTATAGGTGAAGTTATTGGGAATGTTTGGGCAACAAAGAAATATGATGGCTTAGATGGATTAAAATTTTTAATTGTAAAAACTGAGGATAATAAAAGAATGGTAGCCTTTGATTCAGTTGGAGCAGGGATAGGAGAAAAAGTAATAATTTCTACTGGAAGTTCAGCAAGAAATGTTCTTAATATGAGAGATATACCTGTTGATGCTGCTATCATCGGAATAATAGATGGAATGGATGAAGAATAATAAGGTGAGTGTATGTCAAAGAGATTTATAACTTTAAAAGATGTAGAAGAACAAATTAGTAATGGAAAAATCTATTTAGATAAAAAAGCAATCTTATCATCTTCTTTGCAAGACTACATAAGAGAACGTAATATTCAAGTTGTTTATGGAGAAGAAACTTGTTCAGTAAAACCTTCTATTGAAGATTGTGCTTGTTTAAAAGCAGAAGTAAATAACACAAATTCAAAAGCAGATGATTTTGCAGAAGTAGCAAGAATGGTTGTTAAAATTCTAAAAAATGATTATGGAATACAAGATGAAAAAAAGATAATGCAAGTTATAAAAATTATAAGAGAGGTACTTAAATAATGGGAATAAATGAGATTATTATTTATATAATGGTATTTTTTATGGCAGTTGGTGCCTTAGATAAATGTATAGGAAACAAATTTGGTTATGGTGAAAAGTTTGAAGAAGGAATTATGGCTATGGGAGCTCTAGCTCTATCTATGGTTGGAATAGTTTCTCTTGCACCAGTTTTAGCAAACATTTTAAGACCAATAGTTGGACCAGTATATTCAGCATTAGGAGCAGATCCTGCAATGTTTGCTACAACATTATTGGCAAATGACATGGGAGGATACCCTCTTGCAATGAGTCTTGCACAAGATCCAATGGTTGGAAAATTTGCAGGATTAATATTAGGTTCAATGATGGGAGCAACAGTAGTTTTCACAATACCAGTTGCTTTAGGAATTATAGAAAAAGAAGATAGACCATATTTAGCAAAAGGAGTTCTTGCAGGTATGGTTGCAATACCTTTTGGTTGTTTTGTAGGAGGACTTGTTGCAGGTTTTCCAGTTATGATTATTTTAAGAAACTTAATACCAATTATAATATTTGCAGTATTAATTATAATAGGACTATGGTTTATACCTGAAAAAATGACAACAGGATTTACTTATTTTGGAACAGGAGTTGTAGTAGTTATTACAATAGGTTTAGCAGCAGCAATAATTGAAAATCTAACAGGATTTGTTGTTATTCCTGGAATGGCACCTATTGGAGAAGGTATGGGAATAATCTGGTCAATAGCTATAGTACTTGCCGGAGCATTCCCATTAGTACACTTCATAACAAAAGTATTTAAAAAACCTTTAGAAAAAGTTGGAGAAAAATTAGGAATGAATGAAATAGGAGCAGCAGGACTTGTTGCGTCACTTGCTAATAATATTCCAATGTTTGGTATGATGAAAGATATGGATCCTAATGGAAAAGTAATGAACGTAGCTTTTGCTGTATGTGCTGCTTTCGTATTTGGTGACCACTTAGGATTTACAGGTGGAGTGGATAAAGCTATGATAGCACCAATGATAGCAGGAAAACTTGCAGGAGGAATTTTAGCAATAATAATAGCTAAAATATTATTTACTACTAAAAAGGCAAAATAAGAGGTAGACAATGGATAAGGAATTATTAGAAGAATTAATAAGAAAAGTAATAAAAGAAGAATTAGGAAAAACTGAACAAGCAGAATCTGAATATAAGCAAATGGACAAAAGTGGTGTTGGAGTAGTTAAATTAAACCAAATGAGAAAAAGAGTGAAGATGGATACAGGAAATCCAAAAGATCAAGTTACAACAACTGATTTATTCACTTTACAAGAAAGTCCTAGATTAGGAGCAGGTTTAATGGAAATGAAAGAAACTACATTTCCTTGGACATTGACTTATGATGAGTTAGACTATATAATCGAAGGAAGACTAGAAATTCTGATAGATGGAAGAAAGGTCGTTGGAGAAGCAGGAGATGTTATCTTGATACCTAAAAACTCTAAAATAGAATTTAGCGTGCCTAACTATGCAAAATTCTTGTATTTTGTATATCCAGCAAACTGGTCTGAACTATAATATAAAAAGGTGTGGTTATAATTATGTCTATTGAAAGTTCTTGTGTAAGACTGGATGAAGGAAGATGGAATCCTAAGAATAGAGAAGTATTGGAAAAATTGATAGAGAAGTATAGAGATACAAATAGCTATGCAGTTTTTGATTGGGATAATACCTCTATTCAAGGAGATACTCAATTAAATTTATTTATATATCAAATTGAAAACTTAGTATATAAATTAAATCCACAAAAATTTAATGAAGTTATTAGAAAAAATGTTCCTACAAATGATTTTGAAAAAAGATATAAAAATTTAGATGGAGAAGTATTAAATGTTACAAAGTTAGCAAATGATATTTATAAGGATTATACTTTTCTCTATGAAAATTATATCTCAGATAAAAAACTTTCTTTAGAAGAAATTAGAGATACAGAAGAATTTAAAGATTTTAGAGCAAAAATGCATTATTTACATAACGCTTTACCTGGAAACTTTTCAGCTGAACTTGCTTGTTTATGGGAATTTTACTTATTGAGTGGAATGACAAAAGATGAAGTAAAAAGCCTAGCAAAAGAGTCAAATGATGCTAAACTTGGAGAAGCAATAGGAGATGTTATTGTAGAATCAAGTAGAGTTTTAACTGGTGAAGCAGGAATAGTTAGAGGAATTTATGATAATGGACTAAGAATAAGACCAGAAATGGCTAATTTATATCATGAACTTAAAAGAAATGGTATAGATGTCTACATAATATCTGCCTCAATGCAGGAGTTAATAGAAGTTTTTGCAACAGATAAATCATATGGATATAATTTAGATTTAGAAAATATATATGCAATGAAATTAAAATCAACAACAGACAATATCTTATTAGATGAATATAATTATGATATTCCTTTTACTCAAAGAGAAGGAAAGTCTGAGACTATAAATAAGTTTATAAGACCTAAATACAATGGTAGAGGACCTATTCTTGTTGCTGGAGATGCTGTTGGTGATGAAAGCATGTTAACAGAATTTGAAGATACAAAAGTATTATTACTTATGAAAAGAGAAGGAAAACTAGATGATGTAGCAAAAGATGGTAGAGCATTAATCCAAAAAAGAAATGCCCAAACAGGTTTGTTAGATCCAAAGAATTAGTATAATTCAGGGGGAAAAATGAAAGAATTTAGACTACAACCTAAAATATTATTTGGAGAAGATTCTTTAGACTATTTGAAAACACTAGAATACAAGAAAGTTATGATAGTGACTGATGAAGTCATGACACAATTAAAATTAACAGATTTTGTTACAAATAGTTTATCTTCAACAACTGAAATAAAAATTTTTGATAAAGTTGAGCCTAATCCAAGTATGACAACAATAGAAAATGGTTTAAAAGATTTCATTGATTTTGAGCCACAATGTGTTATTGCATTAGGTGGAGGTTCTTCAATAGATGCTTGTAAGGCAATATTATATTTTTCTTATGAGCTGTATAAAAAATTAAAGTTAAACAAAAAAATATTTTTTATTGCAATTCCCACAACAAGTGGAACAGGTTCAGAAGTAACTTCATATAGTGTTGTAACTAAGGGAGAACATAAAATAGCCTTAGCAAATGATTTAATGTTACCAGATGTAGCATTATTAAGTACGAAATTTTTAGGTGCTTTACCAGCAAAAGTTGTTGCAGATACAGGAATGGATGTTTTAACTCATGCACTTGAAGCTTATGTTTCAACAAATGCTAATCCATTTGCAACTTCACTTGCAATAAAGTCAATTAAGTTGATTTTTGAAAATTTAGTAACACACTATAATGATAGGAAAATTGAAGGAGCAAAAGAAAATGTTCAATTTGCTTCTTGTATGGCAGGAATAGCTTTTGATAATTCTTCACTTGGAATAAATCATAGTATTGCACATACTGTTGGAGCAAAGTTCCATATAGCACATGGAAGAGCCAATGCTATTATTATGCCTTATGTAATTGAGGTTAATACTGAAGCAAATAAGAAATATTATGAAGTTTCAAGAGAATTAGGTTTACCAGCTGATACTATTGAAGAAGGAAAATCTTCACTTTTAAGCTTTGTAAGAATTCTAAAAGAAAAATTAGGTATTGAAAAATGCTTAAAAGACTATGGAGTAGACTTTGAGATTTTTAAAAGAGAAATTCCAAATATGTTATCAGATATAAAGAAAGATATTTGTACAACATACAATCCAAACAAATTAAGTGATGAAGAATATATAAGATTACTTTTAAAAATTTATTTTGGAGAATAATAGATATAAGAAAAGCTATTGAAATTTGTATTTCAGTAGCTTTTTACTTATGTGACTACATCACTGAAAAAATAAAATATCTATTTTATAATGTATACATAAATGATAGTATATAAAAAAATAAATTTTAGGAGGACATAAAATGGCAATTGTAAAAGGAACAAAAGAAAATTTTGAAGCAGAAGTATTAAAAGCAAATGGAGTTGTAGTAGTTGACTTTGGAGCAAACTGGTGTGGACCTTGTAAAAGTTTAGTACCTATATTAGATGAAATTGTTGAAGAAGATCCAAACAAGAAAATAGTAAAAGTAGATATAGATGAACAAGAAGAATTAGCAGCTCAATATAAGATTATGAGTGTACCTACTTTATTAGTTTTTAGAAATGGAGAAATTATTGATAAATCAATAGGTTTAATTCAAAAACATGAAGTAAAAGCTTTATTTGCAAAATAATAAATTAATTATATAAGAAAATCTGGCTATTAAAGCCAGATTTTTTATTGTAAAATAATGATAAAAATTAGTAATATGTAAAAATCAACAAAAAAAATTAAAAAAAATAAAAAAATATTGTTGACAAAAACTAGGAATAATGTTAATATAGTTGATGTCAATGCGACAAGGACATTAGCAACAGAATAGAGAAAAGACAAAAAAGCAACCATAAAATTTGGTGTTAAATAAAAATAGCAAAATGAGCTATTAAAAAGATTGAACGAAGAGTTTGATCCTGGCTCAGGATGAACGCTGACAGAATGCTTAACACATGCAAGTCTACTTGAATTTGGGTTTTTTAACTTCGATTTGGGTGGCGGACGGGTGAGTAACGCGTAAAGAACTTGCCTCACAGCTAGGGACAACATTTGGAAACGAATGCTAATACCTAATATTATGATTTTAGGGCATCCTAGAATTATGAAAGCTATATGCGCTGTGAGAGAGCTTTGCGTCCCATTAGCTAGTTGGAGAGGTAACGGCTCACCAAGGCGATGATGGGTAGCCGGCCTGAGAGGGTGATCGGCCACAAGGGGACTGAGACACGGCCCTTACTCCTACGGGAGGCAGCAGTGGGGAATATTGGACAATGGACCAAGAGTCTGATCCAGCAATTCTGTGTGCACGATGAAGTTTTTCGGAATGTAAAGTGCTTTCAGTTGGGAAGAAAAAAATGACGGTACCAACAGAAGAAGTGACGGCTAAATACGTGCCAGCAGCCGCGGTAATACGTATGTCACAAGCGTTATCCGGATTTATTGGGCGTAAAGCGCGTCTAGGTGGTTATGTAAGTCTGATGTGAAAATGCAGGGCTCAACTCTGTATTGCGTTGGAAACTGTGTAACTAGAGTACTGGAGAGGTAAGCGGAACTACAAGTGTAGAGGTGAAATTCGTAGATATTTGTAGGAATGCCGATGGGGAAGCCAGCTTACTGGACAGATACTGACGCTGAAGCGCGAAAGCGTGGGTAGCAAACAGGATTAGATACCCTGGTAGTCCACGCCGTAAACGATGATTACTAGGTGTTGGGGGTCGAACCTCAGCGCCCAAGCAAACGCGATAAGTAATCCGCCTGGGGAGTACGTACGCAAGTATGAAACTCAAAGGAATTGACGGGGACCCGCACAAGCGGTGGAGCATGTGGTTTAATTCGACGCAACGCGAGGAACCTTACCAGCGTTTGACATCTTAGGAATGAGACAGAGATGTTTCAGTGTCCCTTCGGGGAAACCTAAAGACAGGTGGTGCATGGCTGTCGTCAGCTCGTGTCGTGAGATGTTGGGTTAAGTCCCGCAACGAGCGCAACCCTTTTCGTATGTTACCATCATTAAGTTGGGGACTCATGCGATACTGCCTACGATGAGTAGGAGGAAGGTGGGGATGACGTCAAGTCATCATGCCCCTTATACGCTGGGCTACACACGTGCTACAATGGGTAGTACAGAGAGTCGCAAAGCCGTGAGGTGGAGCTAATCTCAGAAAACTATTCTTAGTTCGGATTGTACTCTGCAACTCGAGTACATGAAGTTGGAATCGCTAGTAATCGCGAATCAGCAATGTCGCGGTGAATACGTTCTCGGGTCTTGTACACACCGCCCGTCACACCACGAGAGTTGGTTGCACCTGAAGTAGCAGGCCTAACCGCAAGGAGGGATGCTCCGAGGGTGTGATTAGCGATTGGGGTGAAGTCGTAACAAGGTATCCGTACGGGAACGTGCGGATGGATCACCTCCTTTCTAAGGAGAAAATGTCTTTCTCTATTCTATTGGTAATGTTCTTCAGCGCAATGCTGTTGGAGTTACTTCTGAACATTGGAAACTATATAGTAGAACAAACAAGAAAACAAAATTAACTCTAACAATTTCTTAGAGTTAGCTGTCAAAAAAAATAGGTTAAAATAATTAAGGGCACACAAAGGATGCCTAGGTAGTAAGAGCCGATGAAGGACGTGGTAAGCTGCGATAAGCCTAGATAAGTTGCAATCGAACGTAAGAGTCTAGGATTTCCGAATGGAGCAATCTATTAAGATGGAGTCTTAATACGAAAGAGGGAACCGCGTGAACTGAAACATCTAAGTAACGCGAGGAAAAGAAAGTAAAAACGATACCCAAAGTAGCGGCGAGCGAAATGGGTCAAGCCTAAACCTTAAATATGCCAAGGATACAGCCGTTGTATTTAAGGGGTTGCGGGACAGAGTGGTGAAGAACTGTAAGATATTCAATATAGTGTATCGATGAATTAGAATTGTCTGGAAAGGTGAACCGTAGAAGGTGAAAGTCCTGTATAAGTAAATCCTTACACATATAACTTTGCTCCCAAGTAACATGGAACACGAGGAATTCTGTGTGAATCAGTGAGGACCATATCTCATAAGGCTAAATACTCTTACTAACCGATAGCGCATAGTACCGTGAGGGAAAGGTGAAAAGAACCCCTGGAGGGGAGTGAAATAGAACCTGAAATTGTGTGCTTACAAGCGGTCAGAGCCCATTTGGGTGATGGCGTGCCTTTTGGAGAATGATCCTGCGAGTTACGTTAAACGGCGAGGTTAAGTATAACGGAGCCGAAGGGAAACCAAGTCTTAATAGGGCGATATAGTCGTTTGGCGTAGACGCGAAACCTGGTGATCTAAACCTGTCCAGGATGAAGCTGTGGTAAGACACAGTGGAGGTCCTAACCCACCGCCGTTGAAAAGTTGGGGGATGAGGTAGGTTTAGGGGTGAAAAGCCAATCGAACCAGGAGATAGCTCGTTCTCTCCGAAATGCATCTAGGTGCAGCCTTGAGTGTTCAATTATGGGGGTAGAGCACTGAATGATCTAGGGGCATATTGCTTACTGAAATCAATCAAACTCCGAATACCATAATTTATAGCTCAGGAGTGAGACTATGGGAGTTAACTTCCATTGTCAAAAGGGAAACAACCCAGACCACCAGCTAAGGTCCCTAATTATAACTAAGTGGGAAAGGAGGTGGAGATTCACAAACAACTAGGAGGTTGGCTTAGAAGCAGCCATACCTTTAAAGAGTGCGTAATAGCTCACTAGTCGAGAGTCTCTGCGCCGACAATGTAACGGGGCTAAGTTATAAACCGAAGCTGTGGAATCCGTAAGGATTGGTAGGAGAGCGTTCTGTAGGCCGTTGAAGGAGAAGGGTAACCGACTTTGGAGGTATCAGAAGTGAGAATGCAGGAATAAGTAGCGAGAAAGGGGGCGAGAATCCCCCTCGCCGGAAGACCAAGGTTTTCAGGGTAAAGCTTGTCTTCCCTGAGTAAGCCGGGACCTAAGCCCAGGCTATAATGCGTAGGCGAATGGAAAACAGATTAATATTTCTGTGCCAGTCATGTATTGTGATGGAGGGACGCAGAAGGGTATGCGCGCGGACGAACGGAAGTGTCCGTAGAAGTATGTAGGGTGACTTAGTAGGTAAATCCATTAAGTTAAATCTGAGGTATGATATACAGTCGTAAGATGAATGCGCAAATCCCACGCTGCCAAGAAAAGCTTCTAACGTTAATATATGACTGCCCGTACTGTAAACCGACACAGGTGGTCAGGATGAGAAATCTAAGGCGGACAGGCTAACTCTCGTTAAGGAACTCTGCAAAATAACCTCGTAACTTCGGGAGAAGAGGAGCCCTTGTGTGTTAGTATCCACGCGATACAAAGCGCACGAGGGTCGCAG
It encodes:
- a CDS encoding HAD family hydrolase; protein product: MSIESSCVRLDEGRWNPKNREVLEKLIEKYRDTNSYAVFDWDNTSIQGDTQLNLFIYQIENLVYKLNPQKFNEVIRKNVPTNDFEKRYKNLDGEVLNVTKLANDIYKDYTFLYENYISDKKLSLEEIRDTEEFKDFRAKMHYLHNALPGNFSAELACLWEFYLLSGMTKDEVKSLAKESNDAKLGEAIGDVIVESSRVLTGEAGIVRGIYDNGLRIRPEMANLYHELKRNGIDVYIISASMQELIEVFATDKSYGYNLDLENIYAMKLKSTTDNILLDEYNYDIPFTQREGKSETINKFIRPKYNGRGPILVAGDAVGDESMLTEFEDTKVLLLMKREGKLDDVAKDGRALIQKRNAQTGLLDPKN
- a CDS encoding cupin domain-containing protein; the encoded protein is MDKELLEELIRKVIKEELGKTEQAESEYKQMDKSGVGVVKLNQMRKRVKMDTGNPKDQVTTTDLFTLQESPRLGAGLMEMKETTFPWTLTYDELDYIIEGRLEILIDGRKVVGEAGDVILIPKNSKIEFSVPNYAKFLYFVYPANWSEL
- the eutH gene encoding ethanolamine utilization protein EutH, translated to MGINEIIIYIMVFFMAVGALDKCIGNKFGYGEKFEEGIMAMGALALSMVGIVSLAPVLANILRPIVGPVYSALGADPAMFATTLLANDMGGYPLAMSLAQDPMVGKFAGLILGSMMGATVVFTIPVALGIIEKEDRPYLAKGVLAGMVAIPFGCFVGGLVAGFPVMIILRNLIPIIIFAVLIIIGLWFIPEKMTTGFTYFGTGVVVVITIGLAAAIIENLTGFVVIPGMAPIGEGMGIIWSIAIVLAGAFPLVHFITKVFKKPLEKVGEKLGMNEIGAAGLVASLANNIPMFGMMKDMDPNGKVMNVAFAVCAAFVFGDHLGFTGGVDKAMIAPMIAGKLAGGILAIIIAKILFTTKKAK
- the trxA gene encoding thioredoxin, which translates into the protein MAIVKGTKENFEAEVLKANGVVVVDFGANWCGPCKSLVPILDEIVEEDPNKKIVKVDIDEQEELAAQYKIMSVPTLLVFRNGEIIDKSIGLIQKHEVKALFAK
- a CDS encoding 1-propanol dehydrogenase PduQ, producing MKEFRLQPKILFGEDSLDYLKTLEYKKVMIVTDEVMTQLKLTDFVTNSLSSTTEIKIFDKVEPNPSMTTIENGLKDFIDFEPQCVIALGGGSSIDACKAILYFSYELYKKLKLNKKIFFIAIPTTSGTGSEVTSYSVVTKGEHKIALANDLMLPDVALLSTKFLGALPAKVVADTGMDVLTHALEAYVSTNANPFATSLAIKSIKLIFENLVTHYNDRKIEGAKENVQFASCMAGIAFDNSSLGINHSIAHTVGAKFHIAHGRANAIIMPYVIEVNTEANKKYYEVSRELGLPADTIEEGKSSLLSFVRILKEKLGIEKCLKDYGVDFEIFKREIPNMLSDIKKDICTTYNPNKLSDEEYIRLLLKIYFGE